The genomic interval TGCTCTTGCAATGGCGACACGTTGCGCTTCTCCTCCTGACATCATTTGAGGGTATTTATTTAAAAAGGCTGCACTTAACCCAACACGTTCGAGTAACGCAGTCATGTGCGCCTCTTTATCGTCAATAGGTGTATCGCATTGACTAAGTGCTTCGTTTAGAATTTGACGCACATTGAAATAGGGATGCAGTGAGGATTTGTAATCTTGAAACACGACGCTCATTTTGCCAAGACGGGCGTGACGTTGATAGACCGGTTGACCATCCAACATCACTGTCCCTGAATCTGGCTTTTCAATACCTAATATCATGCGCGCCAATGTGGATTTACCACTCCCACTTTCTCCAATAATCGCAATACTTTGTCCTTTACTACATTGAAAACTGACTTGTTTCACGATTTGTCGTTTTTGCCTTTTTACACCACTACGATAGGATTTCGTGACGTTTTGGATTTCTAACATGACGCATCACCTCGCAATGATTTGTAATAACGCGTCACACGATCTCGTGCTGCAATCAAAAATTGTGTATACGCATGTTGTGGTTGTATAAACAATTGATGCGCTGAGCCTGACTCCACGACATCACCATTGCGCATCACTATGACTTGGTCCGCAATCGACTTCACTACCGCTAAGTCATGTGAGACAAACAGCATGGCACAACCGATTTTTTCTTTTACCTCACGCAATTCTTCAATCACTTCATACTGAGTAATTGCATCGAGCGCGGTGGTCGGCTCATCCGCAATAATGATGTCCGGTTGGAGTGCTAGTGCTAATATAATCATTAACCGTTGCAACATCCCCCCTGACAATTGATGTGGATATGACTTTAAAATACGCTCAAAATCTCGTAAACCGAGCATGTCAAAATAATGTTGTAACGTCGCTTTCTGTTGTTGTGACGACATGGGACGGTGTTGCTTCAACATCATCGTCAACTGTGCGCCAACTGTAAACGAAGGGTTAAAAGCTGTCGCACCTTGTTGCATAATCATCGCAATACGTCGTCCTCTAATTTTTCGAAAGTCCGCTTCAGACGCATCATGAAGTGCTTTTCCTTGGAACCAAATTTCACCGCTCATCTGAATATTACGGTCGTTCAGTCCCAGTAATGCTTTACACGTCATCGATTTACCGCTGCCACTTTCACCGATAATCGCAATGACCTCACCACGATGTAACGTTAAATTAAAGTGATGGACGAGGACATGATTCGTATGACCGTCAATGAGCGTTAAATCTTCCACACGCATGACTTGTTCTGCCATTATATCCACCCTTTCTTAATACGTTGTTTCATTTGTTGTTGCGACAATTTCGGATCGATTGCAATTTGGAGAGCATCGGATAAAAAGTTCACCGCTAAAACAATGACGATAATCGCTATACCTGGCGCAAACATCAACTCAGGGTGACTGAACATCACTTTACGTGCTTCATTCATCATCATCCCCCATTCTGCTGTCGGTGCTTTAACGCCTAATCCTAAAAATGAAAAGCCTGAAATTTGTAAAATCATCGACACCATTGAACTCGTTGAAATAATCGCAATATCCGCTAAAGTTCGCGGCAAAATGTGTGTCATAATAATCCGTGCATGTGACAGGCCTATCGTACGTGCAAATTTCACATCATCTGAGTTGCGATATTGCATCACACTTGTGCGGATAATTCGGCAAAACCATGCCCAGCGCGTAATGATGAGTGCAACGATAATACTTTTTAGCCCAATGCCGAGTACACCGATTAAAGCTAGCGTCATCACATATGTAGGAAAAGATAACATCACATCGCAAATACGCATCACAAGTGCATCGACCCAGCGTCCAAAGTAGCCAGAAATAAAGCCTAATAGCGTCCCAATCAACACTGAACATGCCAATGCGAATAAAATGAGTAAAAAGCTCGGCCGTAACGCAAAAATTAAGCGTGTTAAAATATCTCGTCCTAAATGATCCGTCCCGAACCAGTGTGCAAATGACATGCCGGCAAATTTGTCATCGATATTCACAGCATTTGGATCATAAGGCGTCACAATTGGTGCACAAATACCGAGTAAAATATAAACAGCAATGATTGCCAATGCCCATTTTGCGCCTGTATCTTTTAATAACCTTTGAAAGACAATCATATTAGCCTTCCTCCCTTAATTTCAGGTTCAGCCACATATTAATGACGTCTGCCAACGTATTAAACAAAATAAACAACACCGAAACGATGAGTACGTACGCTTGAATCATTGGAAAATCTTGTTCTAACACTGCTTTAACACTCAGTTGACCCATACCCGGCCACGCAAATACGTTTTCGATGACGACAGAACCACCTAAAATAATAGGAATCGACATACAAAAAATCGAAACGACGACTTGCATCGCATTACGCGCGACATAAATGAGAAGTTGCGACATCGGAACGCCCATCGCACGCATATACAGCACATAATCTTGATCAAGTTGCTGAATGACTGCACTTCTAACATTTCTAAAATAAATACCCGTATAACCGAGTGTAATGACCGCAACAGGTAAAATATAACTTTCAGGACCTGTTAAGCCAGACGTCGGTAATGCATTCAATTTAACCGATAGAAAAATAATTAATATCGCCGCAAGCCAATAAGATGGTATAGCGGTTAATACGAAAGCAGTCGTCCGTGTCATACGATCAAACCACGTTCCACGCAACAATGCCGTCAAAATACCGAACAATAACGACAACACAATAATCGCCACACTTGAAACCAGCGTTAACTTCAATGTGTTAAAAAATGCTGGCCATAGTCTTAAGCCGACATCTTCGCCGGTTACGAAACTATGTCCAAATTGTAGTTGTACCGCGGATTGCAGCCATTCCCAGTATTGTACGAGGAATGGCGCATCCAAATGGTACTTAGCACGCGTTTGTTCG from Staphylococcus sp. MI 10-1553 carries:
- the opp1B gene encoding nickel/cobalt ABC transporter permease, whose product is MAYSVMKRLLLMIPLLIVISFLTFALTHLSSEDPAVVILHAQEVPDITQSLIEQTRAKYHLDAPFLVQYWEWLQSAVQLQFGHSFVTGEDVGLRLWPAFFNTLKLTLVSSVAIIVLSLLFGILTALLRGTWFDRMTRTTAFVLTAIPSYWLAAILIIFLSVKLNALPTSGLTGPESYILPVAVITLGYTGIYFRNVRSAVIQQLDQDYVLYMRAMGVPMSQLLIYVARNAMQVVVSIFCMSIPIILGGSVVIENVFAWPGMGQLSVKAVLEQDFPMIQAYVLIVSVLFILFNTLADVINMWLNLKLREEG
- the cntD gene encoding staphylopine uptake ABC transporter ATP-binding protein CntD translates to MAEQVMRVEDLTLIDGHTNHVLVHHFNLTLHRGEVIAIIGESGSGKSMTCKALLGLNDRNIQMSGEIWFQGKALHDASEADFRKIRGRRIAMIMQQGATAFNPSFTVGAQLTMMLKQHRPMSSQQQKATLQHYFDMLGLRDFERILKSYPHQLSGGMLQRLMIILALALQPDIIIADEPTTALDAITQYEVIEELREVKEKIGCAMLFVSHDLAVVKSIADQVIVMRNGDVVESGSAHQLFIQPQHAYTQFLIAARDRVTRYYKSLRGDASC
- the cntC gene encoding staphylopine uptake ABC transporter permease subunit CntC encodes the protein MIVFQRLLKDTGAKWALAIIAVYILLGICAPIVTPYDPNAVNIDDKFAGMSFAHWFGTDHLGRDILTRLIFALRPSFLLILFALACSVLIGTLLGFISGYFGRWVDALVMRICDVMLSFPTYVMTLALIGVLGIGLKSIIVALIITRWAWFCRIIRTSVMQYRNSDDVKFARTIGLSHARIIMTHILPRTLADIAIISTSSMVSMILQISGFSFLGLGVKAPTAEWGMMMNEARKVMFSHPELMFAPGIAIIVIVLAVNFLSDALQIAIDPKLSQQQMKQRIKKGWI
- a CDS encoding ABC transporter ATP-binding protein encodes the protein MLEIQNVTKSYRSGVKRQKRQIVKQVSFQCSKGQSIAIIGESGSGKSTLARMILGIEKPDSGTVMLDGQPVYQRHARLGKMSVVFQDYKSSLHPYFNVRQILNEALSQCDTPIDDKEAHMTALLERVGLSAAFLNKYPQMMSGGEAQRVAIARAVITNPDYIVLDEAISALDMSIQSQILDLLTTLRDKYQLSLIFITHDIQAAVYLCEDLMIFNDGQIQERLNRHQLKDLQNDYTRELFEKQFMN